In Sodalis ligni, a single genomic region encodes these proteins:
- the glnS gene encoding glutamine--tRNA ligase encodes MSEAEARPTNFIRQIIDEDLATGKHTSVHTRFPPEPNGYLHIGHAKSICLNFGIAKDYQGKCNLRFDDTNPAKEDIEYVDSIKQDVKWLGFEWSGEIHYSSDYFDQLHAYAIELINKGLAYVDELSPDAIREYRGNLTTPGKNSPFRERPVEQNLALFAIMRSGGFPEGSACLRAKIDMASPFMVMRDPVLYRIKFAEHHQTGSKWCIYPMYDFTHCISDALEGITHSLCTLEFQDNRRLYDWVLDNITIPCHPRQYEFSRLNLEYAIMSKRKLNQLVADKIVEGWDDPRMPTISGLRRRGYTASSIREFCRRIGVTKQENNVEMAALEACIREDLNESAPRAMAVIDPVKVIIENLPAGYEEDVTMPNHPNNPAMGSRQVAFSREIYIDRADFREEANKQYKRLVLGKEVRLRNAYVIKAERIDKDLQGEITAIYCSYDPETLSKDPADGRKVKGVIHWVSATRNIAAEFRLYDRLFSDANPAAADDFLATINPQSLVIKQGFAECGVLNAKPEQPYQFEREGYFCADSRYFSQQHPVFNRTVGLRDTWTKIAL; translated from the coding sequence ATGAGTGAGGCTGAAGCCCGCCCGACTAATTTTATTCGTCAAATTATTGATGAAGATCTGGCCACCGGGAAGCACACCTCCGTGCATACCCGTTTCCCGCCGGAGCCTAACGGCTATCTGCATATCGGCCATGCCAAATCCATTTGCCTGAATTTCGGCATCGCCAAGGATTATCAGGGAAAATGCAACCTGCGGTTCGACGATACCAATCCGGCGAAAGAAGATATCGAATATGTCGATTCCATCAAGCAGGACGTGAAATGGCTGGGATTTGAGTGGAGCGGTGAAATCCATTATTCCTCGGATTACTTTGATCAACTGCACGCCTATGCCATCGAATTGATCAACAAAGGGCTGGCCTACGTGGACGAGCTCTCTCCCGACGCCATCCGCGAATACCGCGGCAATTTGACCACTCCCGGCAAAAACAGCCCGTTCCGCGAGCGTCCGGTGGAGCAGAACCTGGCGCTGTTCGCCATTATGCGCAGCGGCGGATTCCCGGAAGGTTCCGCCTGCCTGCGGGCCAAAATCGACATGGCCTCGCCTTTTATGGTGATGCGCGACCCGGTGCTTTACCGTATCAAGTTCGCCGAGCATCATCAGACCGGGTCCAAGTGGTGCATCTATCCGATGTATGACTTTACTCACTGCATCTCCGACGCCCTGGAAGGCATCACCCATTCATTATGCACCCTCGAGTTCCAGGATAACCGCCGCCTGTATGACTGGGTGCTGGACAATATCACCATTCCCTGCCATCCGCGGCAGTATGAATTTTCGCGGCTCAACCTCGAATACGCCATTATGTCCAAGCGTAAGCTTAACCAGCTGGTGGCGGATAAGATTGTCGAGGGCTGGGACGACCCGCGCATGCCCACCATCTCCGGCTTGCGCCGCCGCGGTTATACCGCCTCGTCTATTCGTGAGTTTTGCCGCCGCATCGGGGTGACCAAGCAGGAAAACAACGTGGAAATGGCCGCGCTGGAAGCCTGTATCCGCGAGGATTTGAACGAATCCGCGCCTCGCGCGATGGCGGTTATCGATCCGGTGAAAGTCATTATCGAGAATCTGCCGGCGGGTTACGAAGAAGACGTCACCATGCCCAATCATCCCAACAATCCGGCGATGGGAAGCCGTCAGGTAGCCTTCAGCCGCGAGATCTATATCGATCGCGCGGATTTTCGCGAAGAGGCCAATAAACAGTACAAGCGCCTGGTGCTGGGTAAAGAGGTCCGTTTGCGCAACGCCTATGTCATCAAGGCTGAGCGCATCGATAAAGACCTGCAGGGTGAGATCACCGCTATCTATTGTTCTTACGATCCCGAGACCCTGAGCAAGGATCCGGCGGACGGGCGCAAGGTAAAAGGCGTGATCCACTGGGTTTCCGCCACGCGCAATATCGCGGCGGAGTTCCGGTTATACGACCGTTTGTTCAGCGACGCCAATCCGGCGGCGGCGGATGACTTTCTCGCCACCATCAATCCGCAATCCCTGGTAATCAAGCAGGGTTTCGCCGAGTGCGGCGTCCTGAACGCCAAGCCGGAACAGCCCTATCAGTTCGAACGGGAAGGGTATTTTTGCGCCGACAGCCGCTACTTTAGCCAGCAGCATCCGGTGTTCAACCGCACCGTGGGGCTGCGGGATACCTGGACTAAAATCGCCCTTTGA
- a CDS encoding PH domain-containing protein codes for MINYKTATLEELKIEFKRLSKQAGDMPLGTRKEFSHLPAILEDDETPLAVAAGLMGGNTWLITLTDRRVIFLDKGMVFGLKQVNVSLADIVSVSSRTRMMTGSIILNTTGQVYTIENVMKGAVIPFTNLVNSACERLNTSVAGAAATREYPLDPAPMEMIIQLEKLASLKERGILSDEEFSTQKARILAM; via the coding sequence ATGATTAACTATAAAACCGCAACGCTTGAAGAATTAAAAATCGAATTCAAACGCCTATCCAAGCAGGCCGGCGATATGCCCCTTGGCACCCGCAAAGAATTTTCCCACCTGCCCGCCATCCTGGAAGATGACGAAACTCCCTTGGCCGTTGCTGCCGGCCTGATGGGCGGCAACACCTGGCTCATCACCCTGACCGACCGGCGGGTGATTTTCCTGGATAAGGGCATGGTATTCGGCCTTAAACAGGTGAACGTCAGTCTGGCGGATATCGTATCGGTGAGCAGCAGGACCCGGATGATGACCGGCAGCATTATCCTGAACACCACCGGCCAAGTCTATACCATCGAGAATGTGATGAAAGGCGCAGTGATCCCCTTCACCAACCTGGTGAACAGCGCCTGTGAACGGCTGAACACATCCGTCGCCGGAGCGGCGGCAACGCGGGAGTATCCCCTTGACCCGGCGCCGATGGAGATGATAATCCAGCTGGAAAAACTGGCTTCGTTGAAAGAACGGGGCATTTTGAGCGACGAAGAGTTCAGCACCCAAAAAGCCCGCATACTGGCAATGTGA
- the alsE gene encoding D-allulose 6-phosphate 3-epimerase, translating into MKISPSLMCMDLSNFKEQIEFIDGHADYLHIDIMDGHFVPNLTLSPFFVEQVKRLATKPMDCHLMVTNPEDYIETLAAAGAGMITLHPETLSGQAFRVVDKITSLGLKVGFILSPESTVEVMKYYIHLADKITVLTVDPGFAGQPFISEMLDKIRELKRYREQHRLRYEIEIDGSCNERTFKSLIEAGADVFIVGSSGLFNNAADIRQAWQIMQANIQHAQNEADGHA; encoded by the coding sequence ATGAAAATTTCGCCTTCTCTGATGTGTATGGATTTAAGCAATTTTAAAGAACAGATCGAATTTATCGATGGTCACGCCGATTATCTGCATATCGATATCATGGACGGGCATTTTGTGCCCAACCTGACGCTGTCGCCGTTTTTTGTCGAGCAGGTAAAACGTCTGGCCACCAAGCCCATGGACTGCCATTTGATGGTCACCAATCCCGAGGATTATATCGAAACACTGGCCGCCGCCGGCGCCGGTATGATTACCCTGCATCCCGAAACGCTTTCCGGCCAGGCGTTCCGGGTGGTGGATAAAATCACTTCCCTGGGGCTAAAGGTGGGTTTTATCCTGAGTCCGGAAAGCACGGTGGAGGTCATGAAATATTATATCCATCTCGCGGATAAAATTACCGTGCTGACCGTCGATCCCGGTTTTGCCGGCCAGCCTTTTATCAGTGAAATGCTGGATAAAATCAGGGAGCTGAAACGCTATCGCGAACAGCATCGGCTGCGCTATGAAATCGAAATTGACGGTTCGTGCAATGAGCGGACGTTTAAATCCTTGATTGAGGCGGGCGCGGATGTGTTTATCGTCGGCTCCTCCGGTTTATTCAACAATGCCGCCGATATCCGCCAGGCCTGGCAAATCATGCAGGCGAATATCCAGCATGCCCAGAACGAGGCTGACGGCCATGCGTAA
- the alsK gene encoding allose kinase, translated as MRKRQKVVVGVDMGATHIRICLLTAHGQVVITDKERTQPVIAGGLAKGLVAFIKGHLSGREADVAALMIGLPASIGRDKRTIISVPNLPCDAGEFTDLATCLEENFLCPVTFERDVNMQLYYDVTEGQIADKLVLGFYLGTGFGFGVWLNGAPYVGAHGVAGELGHIPLGDPAARCGCGNPGCLETLCSGVALARWYAGAPRDYPLTEIFTYARNEKSLAEFMDLAAKAIATGINLFDPDYVLLGGGVMDMADFPYDRLVERTGLFTRKPLPYTALTFAKASSSSFNGAIGAARMGLNMPVKGRF; from the coding sequence ATGCGTAAACGCCAAAAAGTCGTGGTAGGGGTGGATATGGGCGCCACCCATATCAGGATCTGTTTATTAACCGCTCACGGCCAGGTAGTGATAACCGATAAGGAAAGAACCCAACCGGTGATAGCCGGCGGCCTGGCCAAGGGGCTGGTAGCCTTTATCAAGGGGCATCTGTCAGGCCGCGAGGCGGATGTCGCCGCCTTGATGATAGGTCTTCCCGCCTCCATCGGCCGGGATAAAAGGACCATTATTTCCGTGCCCAACCTGCCTTGCGATGCCGGGGAATTCACCGATCTGGCCACCTGCCTGGAAGAGAATTTTTTATGCCCGGTGACCTTTGAACGTGATGTGAATATGCAATTGTATTATGACGTCACCGAGGGGCAGATAGCGGATAAGCTGGTTCTGGGCTTCTATCTGGGGACCGGCTTCGGTTTCGGGGTCTGGCTGAACGGTGCCCCTTATGTCGGCGCGCACGGGGTCGCCGGCGAACTCGGCCACATCCCCCTGGGGGATCCCGCCGCCCGCTGCGGCTGCGGCAATCCGGGCTGTCTGGAAACCCTGTGCTCCGGCGTGGCCCTGGCCCGCTGGTACGCCGGAGCGCCCCGGGACTACCCGCTGACTGAGATTTTCACCTATGCCCGAAATGAAAAGAGCCTGGCGGAGTTTATGGATTTGGCGGCAAAAGCCATTGCAACCGGGATCAACCTGTTCGATCCCGATTACGTTTTGCTGGGGGGCGGCGTGATGGATATGGCGGATTTCCCCTATGACCGGCTCGTGGAGCGTACCGGCCTGTTTACCCGCAAACCCCTACCTTATACGGCGCTGACCTTTGCCAAGGCCTCTTCGTCCTCTTTCAACGGCGCCATAGGCGCCGCCCGCATGGGACTGAACATGCCGGTCAAAGGGCGATTTTAG
- the nagE gene encoding N-acetylglucosamine-specific PTS transporter subunit IIBC, translated as MNILSYLQKIGRALMVPVATLPAAAILMGVGYWIDPVGWGSDSSLAAFFITAGSAIINNMSLLFAVGVAYGMSKDKDGAAALSGLVGFMVVTTLCAPAAVAMIQKIPVASVPAAFGKINNQFVGILVGIISAELYNRFSQVELPKALSFFSGRRLVPILVSFVMIVVSFILMYVWPVIFNALVGFGVYIQHMGALGAGIYAFFNRLLIPVGLHHALNSVFWFDVAGINDIPKFLGGAQSIANGTGIPGITGRYQAGFFPIMMFGLPGAALAIYHCARPENRSKVAGIMLAGAFAAFFTGITEPLEFSFMFVAPVLYFLHALLTGLSVFIAASMHWMAGFGFSAGLVDMVLSSRNPLAVHWYMLIPQGIVFFVIYYVVFRYTINRFNLLTPGRELAMAGDEADGYDVDVDANPVAGGKAGETEVLARRFISSVGGSDNLTGIDACITRLRLSVKDSAIVNESLAKNLGAQGVIRLNKESVQIIVGTRAEIIADAMRKVLTTGPVAAARSVSQAPAAAPVTPIHAPQDARPVVVSLISPLTGEIVPLEQVPDEGFASKAVGEGVAVRPTGKLVLSPANGTLVKMFGTHHAFCLETDTGAEVVVHIGIDTVNLQGQGFTCLVDEGSKVTQGQPILELDLEYLNANARSMISPVVITNMDQFGAISATATGLVIAGESKLLDITAK; from the coding sequence GTGAATATACTCAGTTATCTACAGAAGATCGGCCGTGCGCTGATGGTGCCGGTGGCGACATTGCCCGCCGCCGCCATCCTGATGGGTGTCGGCTACTGGATTGACCCGGTGGGCTGGGGAAGCGACAGTTCGCTGGCCGCTTTTTTCATCACAGCCGGTTCGGCAATCATCAATAATATGTCTTTGCTGTTCGCCGTGGGCGTGGCGTACGGCATGTCCAAGGACAAGGATGGCGCGGCGGCGTTGTCCGGCCTGGTGGGTTTCATGGTGGTCACCACCCTGTGCGCGCCGGCGGCAGTGGCGATGATTCAGAAAATTCCGGTGGCCAGCGTTCCCGCGGCCTTCGGCAAGATCAATAACCAGTTCGTCGGCATCTTGGTGGGCATCATTTCCGCCGAGCTGTATAACCGCTTCAGCCAAGTCGAGCTGCCCAAGGCCCTGTCATTCTTCAGCGGACGGCGCCTGGTGCCTATACTGGTTTCCTTTGTGATGATCGTCGTATCGTTCATCCTGATGTATGTCTGGCCGGTGATTTTTAATGCCCTGGTGGGTTTCGGGGTGTACATCCAGCATATGGGCGCGCTCGGCGCGGGCATCTACGCCTTCTTTAACCGCCTGCTGATTCCGGTCGGCCTGCACCATGCGCTGAACTCGGTATTCTGGTTCGACGTGGCCGGCATCAACGACATTCCCAAATTCCTCGGCGGCGCGCAATCCATCGCCAACGGTACCGGTATCCCCGGCATCACCGGCCGCTATCAGGCCGGCTTCTTCCCGATCATGATGTTCGGTTTGCCCGGCGCCGCTCTGGCCATCTATCATTGCGCCCGTCCGGAAAACAGAAGCAAAGTGGCCGGTATCATGCTGGCCGGCGCCTTCGCCGCGTTTTTTACCGGTATCACCGAACCGCTGGAATTCTCCTTCATGTTCGTGGCGCCGGTGCTGTATTTCCTGCACGCGCTATTAACCGGTTTGTCGGTATTTATCGCCGCCAGCATGCACTGGATGGCCGGTTTCGGCTTCAGCGCCGGCCTGGTGGATATGGTGCTGTCGTCCCGCAACCCGCTGGCCGTGCACTGGTATATGCTGATTCCGCAAGGGATTGTGTTTTTCGTCATCTATTATGTGGTATTCCGTTACACCATCAACCGCTTCAATCTGCTGACCCCGGGACGTGAACTGGCCATGGCCGGCGATGAAGCAGACGGTTACGATGTCGATGTGGACGCTAACCCGGTAGCAGGCGGCAAGGCCGGCGAAACCGAAGTGCTGGCGCGCCGTTTTATCAGCTCGGTAGGCGGATCGGATAACCTGACCGGTATCGATGCCTGCATCACCCGTCTGCGCCTGAGCGTCAAAGACTCGGCGATAGTAAATGAATCCCTGGCGAAAAACCTGGGGGCTCAGGGGGTGATTCGTTTAAATAAAGAGAGCGTGCAGATTATCGTCGGCACCCGTGCCGAAATCATTGCCGATGCCATGCGCAAAGTGCTCACCACCGGCCCGGTGGCGGCGGCCAGGTCGGTTTCCCAAGCGCCCGCGGCGGCGCCGGTTACGCCGATTCATGCACCCCAGGACGCGCGTCCGGTTGTGGTCAGCCTGATTTCACCGCTGACCGGTGAAATCGTGCCGCTGGAGCAGGTGCCTGATGAAGGTTTTGCCAGCAAAGCCGTGGGGGAGGGGGTAGCCGTTCGTCCCACCGGTAAGCTGGTCTTGTCGCCCGCCAACGGGACGCTGGTGAAGATGTTCGGTACCCACCATGCATTTTGCCTGGAAACCGACACCGGCGCCGAAGTGGTGGTGCATATCGGTATCGATACCGTCAATTTGCAGGGGCAGGGTTTCACCTGTCTGGTGGACGAAGGCAGCAAGGTCACCCAGGGACAGCCGATTCTTGAGCTCGATCTGGAATATCTGAATGCCAACGCCCGTTCCATGATAAGTCCGGTGGTTATCACCAATATGGACCAGTTCGGTGCGATTTCCGCTACCGCTACCGGCCTGGTGATTGCCGGCGAAAGTAAATTGCTCGATATCACCGCGAAATAA
- the nagB gene encoding glucosamine-6-phosphate deaminase yields the protein MRLIPLQTAAEVGKWAAAYIVSRINAFKPTAERPFILGLPTGSTPLEAYKYLIEMHKAGQVSFKNVVTFNMDEYVGLPASHPESYHTFMHKNFFDHIDIPRENINLLNGNAPDIDEECRRYEEKIKSYGKIHLFMGGVGNDGHIAFNEPASSLASRTRIKTLTQETRRVNSRFFDDDVEKVPRFALTVGVGTLLDAEEVMILVIGHQKALALQAAVEGNVNHMWTISCLQLHAKAVMVCDEPSTLELKVKTVKYFRELEADSLKAV from the coding sequence ATGAGACTCATTCCGTTACAAACCGCCGCTGAAGTCGGCAAATGGGCCGCCGCCTATATCGTCAGCCGCATCAATGCGTTTAAACCCACCGCGGAACGACCCTTTATCCTGGGACTGCCCACCGGCAGCACCCCCCTTGAAGCGTACAAATATCTTATTGAAATGCATAAAGCGGGCCAGGTCAGCTTTAAAAATGTGGTCACTTTCAATATGGATGAATACGTCGGCCTGCCCGCGTCGCATCCTGAGAGCTATCATACTTTCATGCATAAGAATTTCTTCGATCATATCGATATCCCGCGCGAAAATATCAACCTTCTTAACGGCAATGCGCCTGACATCGACGAAGAGTGCCGACGCTACGAAGAGAAAATCAAATCCTACGGCAAGATCCATCTGTTTATGGGCGGCGTCGGCAACGATGGTCATATCGCCTTTAATGAACCGGCCTCGTCGCTGGCGTCCCGCACCCGCATCAAAACCCTGACACAGGAAACCCGCCGGGTAAATTCCCGCTTCTTCGATGATGATGTGGAAAAGGTTCCCCGTTTCGCCCTGACCGTGGGCGTCGGCACCCTGCTGGACGCGGAAGAAGTGATGATTCTGGTGATTGGCCACCAAAAAGCCCTGGCTTTGCAAGCCGCGGTGGAAGGTAATGTCAATCATATGTGGACTATCAGTTGCCTACAACTTCATGCTAAAGCGGTGATGGTTTGCGATGAACCTTCTACTTTGGAACTTAAGGTCAAAACAGTGAAATATTTCCGTGAACTGGAAGCGGATAGTCTTAAAGCTGTTTGA
- the nagC gene encoding DNA-binding transcriptional regulator NagC, which translates to MTPGGQAPIGNVDLVKQLNGAAVYRLIDQSGPISRIQIAEQSQLAPASITKITRQLLERGLIREVDQQASTGGRRAISIVAETRAFQAIGIRLGRHDTTITLYDLTGKSLCEEYVPLPERTQQALEEALFTAIGRFLEQSQRKIRELIAISVILPGLVDPYSGVVRYMPHITVNQWPLVENLQKRFHLTAFVGHDIRSLALAEHYFGASRDCDDSILVRLHRGTGAGILVNGQIFLGSNGNVGEIGHIQVDPLGERCHCGNFGCLETIAANGAIEQRVRHLLNQGYPSKLTLDNCQIDAICKAANRGDPLACEVIEQVGHHLGKVIAIAINLFNPQKVVLAGEITEAHKVLLPAVQRCIDNQTLSGFRQNLPVVISALNHGSAIGAFALVKRAMLNGVLLQRLLEGN; encoded by the coding sequence ATGACCCCAGGCGGACAGGCCCCGATAGGTAATGTTGATCTTGTAAAACAACTTAATGGCGCGGCGGTCTACCGCCTGATAGACCAATCAGGTCCGATATCGCGCATTCAGATAGCGGAACAGAGTCAGCTGGCGCCGGCCAGCATCACCAAGATTACCCGCCAGCTGCTGGAACGCGGCCTGATCCGCGAAGTGGATCAACAGGCCTCCACCGGCGGCCGCCGGGCAATCTCCATCGTTGCCGAAACCCGCGCCTTTCAGGCCATCGGCATTCGCCTGGGCCGTCACGACACGACCATCACCCTGTATGATCTCACCGGCAAATCCCTGTGCGAAGAGTATGTGCCGCTGCCTGAGCGGACCCAGCAGGCGCTGGAAGAGGCGCTGTTTACCGCCATCGGCCGTTTTCTGGAACAAAGCCAGCGCAAGATCCGTGAGCTCATTGCCATTTCGGTGATTCTGCCGGGCCTGGTGGATCCCTATTCCGGCGTGGTGCGCTATATGCCGCATATCACCGTCAATCAGTGGCCTCTGGTGGAAAATTTACAAAAGCGGTTCCATTTAACCGCTTTTGTCGGCCACGACATCCGCAGTTTGGCGCTGGCGGAGCACTATTTTGGTGCATCCCGTGACTGCGATGACTCCATTTTGGTTCGTTTGCACCGCGGCACCGGTGCGGGCATCCTGGTGAATGGCCAGATTTTTCTCGGCAGTAACGGCAACGTGGGGGAAATCGGTCATATCCAGGTAGACCCGCTTGGAGAGCGGTGCCACTGCGGCAACTTTGGCTGTCTGGAAACCATTGCCGCCAACGGCGCCATCGAACAACGGGTACGGCATTTGCTCAACCAGGGCTACCCGAGCAAGCTCACTCTAGACAATTGCCAGATTGACGCCATTTGCAAAGCCGCCAACCGTGGCGACCCTTTGGCATGCGAGGTCATCGAGCAGGTGGGACATCATCTTGGCAAGGTGATCGCCATCGCCATCAACCTGTTCAATCCGCAAAAAGTGGTGCTGGCCGGTGAAATTACCGAAGCGCATAAAGTCCTGCTGCCTGCGGTGCAGCGCTGCATTGATAACCAGACTCTCAGCGGTTTCCGGCAAAATCTGCCGGTGGTGATTTCCGCGCTGAACCACGGCTCGGCCATCGGCGCCTTTGCCCTGGTGAAACGGGCCATGCTCAACGGCGTACTGCTGCAACGCTTGCTGGAAGGCAACTAA
- the asnB gene encoding asparagine synthase B, whose amino-acid sequence MCSIFGALDLKSDPTELRKTALEMSRLMRHRGPDWSGVFASDKAILAHERLSIVDVNTGAQPLYNAAHTHVLAVNGEIYNHQALRQELGDRYAFQTGSDCEVILALYQEKGPAFLDDLRGMFAFVLYDTEKDAYLIGRDHMGIIPLYMGFDENGTLFVASEMKALVPICRSIKEFPPGSYLWSQDGEIREYYSRDWFSYDSVKDNVTDKAALRDALEESVKSHLMSDVPYGVLLSGGLDSSIISAITKKYAARRVEDQARTEAWWPQLHSFAVGLEGSPDLRAAKEVATHLGTVHHEIHFTVQEGLDAIRDVIYHIETYDVTTIRASTPMYLMSRKIKAMGIKMVLSGEGADEVFGGYLYFHKAPNAKEFHEELVRKLQALHMYDCARANKAMSAWGVEARVPFLDKNFLDVAMRINPQDKMCGHGKIEKHVLRECFASYLPQSIAWRQKEQFSDGVGYSWIDTLKEVAAAQITDQQLANAHFRFPYNTPTSKEAYFYREIFEELFPLPSAAECVPGGPSVACSSAKAIEWDESFKNMDDPSGRAVGVHQSAY is encoded by the coding sequence ATGTGTTCAATCTTTGGTGCCCTGGATCTGAAATCCGATCCCACGGAACTGCGCAAAACAGCGCTGGAAATGTCGCGCCTGATGCGCCATCGCGGCCCGGACTGGTCCGGCGTCTTCGCCAGCGACAAAGCGATTCTCGCCCATGAACGTCTCTCCATCGTTGACGTCAATACCGGCGCACAACCGCTGTACAATGCCGCCCACACCCATGTGCTGGCGGTAAACGGCGAGATCTACAATCACCAGGCCCTCCGTCAGGAACTGGGGGACCGCTACGCATTCCAGACCGGCTCAGATTGCGAAGTGATACTGGCGCTGTATCAGGAAAAGGGACCGGCATTTCTTGATGATTTGCGCGGTATGTTCGCCTTTGTCCTTTATGATACCGAAAAAGACGCTTACCTCATCGGCCGCGACCATATGGGCATAATCCCCCTTTATATGGGCTTCGATGAAAACGGCACCCTGTTCGTGGCCTCGGAAATGAAGGCGCTGGTGCCTATCTGCCGCAGCATCAAAGAGTTCCCCCCGGGAAGTTACCTGTGGAGCCAGGATGGCGAAATTCGCGAATACTACAGCCGCGATTGGTTCTCCTATGACAGCGTCAAAGACAACGTCACTGATAAAGCCGCCCTGCGCGACGCCCTTGAGGAATCGGTCAAAAGCCATCTGATGTCCGATGTGCCTTACGGTGTGCTGCTGTCCGGCGGCCTGGATTCCTCCATTATTTCCGCCATTACCAAAAAATATGCCGCCCGCCGCGTGGAAGACCAGGCGCGCACCGAAGCCTGGTGGCCACAGCTGCACTCCTTTGCCGTCGGCCTGGAAGGCTCCCCGGATTTACGCGCCGCCAAAGAGGTGGCCACCCATCTGGGCACCGTGCATCATGAAATCCATTTTACGGTGCAGGAAGGACTGGATGCCATCCGCGATGTGATTTATCACATCGAGACCTATGATGTCACCACGATCCGCGCCTCCACCCCCATGTATCTGATGTCCCGTAAAATCAAGGCCATGGGCATCAAGATGGTATTGTCAGGGGAAGGCGCCGACGAGGTGTTCGGCGGGTATCTCTATTTCCATAAGGCGCCGAACGCCAAAGAGTTCCACGAGGAGCTGGTGCGCAAACTGCAGGCACTGCATATGTACGACTGCGCCCGGGCCAACAAGGCCATGTCCGCGTGGGGCGTGGAAGCCCGCGTTCCCTTCCTGGACAAGAACTTCCTGGATGTGGCCATGCGGATCAATCCGCAGGATAAGATGTGCGGCCACGGCAAAATCGAGAAACACGTGCTGCGCGAATGCTTTGCGTCTTACCTGCCGCAGAGTATTGCCTGGCGCCAGAAGGAGCAATTTTCCGACGGCGTGGGGTATAGCTGGATTGATACCCTCAAGGAAGTGGCCGCCGCGCAAATCACCGATCAGCAATTGGCCAATGCGCATTTCCGTTTTCCCTATAACACTCCTACCTCCAAAGAGGCCTATTTCTACCGCGAAATCTTTGAAGAGCTGTTCCCGTTACCCAGCGCCGCCGAGTGTGTTCCCGGCGGTCCGTCGGTGGCTTGCTCGTCGGCTAAGGCCATCGAATGGGACGAGTCCTTCAAAAACATGGACGATCCCTCGGGACGCGCCGTAGGCGTGCATCAATCGGCTTATTGA
- the nagA gene encoding N-acetylglucosamine-6-phosphate deacetylase produces MYALINGRIFTGYQVLDDYALIIDDALISAVCPTASLPADIERRDLSGAILAPGFIDLQLNGCGGVQFNDSLDALSVGTLEIMQRANEKSGCTSFLPTLITSTDEFMHRAIDVMRAFLAQHKNQALGLHLEGPYLNPIKKGTHDPALMRTPDAAMIDYLCANADVIAQITLAPEQVDAGVIRRLRQAGIVVSAGHSNATYEQAKAGFAAGVGSATHLFNAMPQLVGREPGLIGAIFDAPEIYCGIIVDGLHVNYANVRNAKRIKGEKLVLITDATAPAGADGKIDRFIFAGKTIYYRDGLCLDENGTLSGSALTMIDAVRNSVEYVGIPLDEALRMATLYPAQALGISDRLGTLQVGKAANLTAFTRDYRIIKTIVNGDEV; encoded by the coding sequence ATGTACGCATTAATCAATGGCCGTATTTTTACCGGCTATCAAGTACTTGACGACTATGCGCTAATCATAGACGACGCCTTGATCAGCGCAGTTTGTCCGACGGCCTCGTTGCCGGCCGATATAGAACGCCGTGATTTGTCCGGAGCCATCCTGGCGCCGGGTTTTATCGATCTGCAGCTTAATGGCTGCGGCGGAGTGCAATTCAACGACTCCCTCGACGCTTTATCGGTTGGTACGCTGGAAATTATGCAGCGTGCCAATGAGAAATCGGGCTGTACCAGCTTCCTGCCGACGCTTATCACCAGCACTGATGAATTCATGCATCGCGCCATTGACGTGATGCGCGCTTTTTTAGCCCAACATAAAAACCAGGCGCTGGGTCTGCACCTGGAAGGGCCTTATTTGAATCCCATCAAAAAAGGCACACACGATCCGGCGCTGATGCGGACCCCCGACGCGGCGATGATTGACTATCTGTGCGCCAATGCCGACGTTATCGCCCAGATCACCCTGGCGCCGGAACAGGTGGATGCCGGCGTTATCCGCCGCCTGCGGCAGGCGGGCATCGTGGTCTCCGCCGGACATTCAAACGCCACCTATGAACAGGCGAAAGCGGGTTTTGCCGCCGGCGTCGGCTCCGCCACCCACCTGTTTAATGCCATGCCCCAACTGGTGGGCCGTGAACCGGGCCTTATCGGGGCCATCTTCGATGCGCCGGAAATTTACTGCGGCATCATCGTCGACGGTCTGCACGTCAATTACGCCAACGTGCGCAACGCTAAACGCATCAAGGGTGAAAAGCTGGTGCTGATTACCGATGCCACCGCGCCGGCCGGAGCCGACGGCAAGATTGACCGGTTTATTTTCGCCGGTAAAACAATCTACTACCGCGACGGCCTGTGCCTGGATGAAAACGGCACACTGAGCGGTTCGGCTCTCACGATGATTGACGCGGTACGCAATAGCGTCGAGTATGTCGGTATTCCGTTGGATGAAGCGTTGCGTATGGCAACCTTATACCCCGCGCAGGCTCTGGGTATAAGCGATCGTCTGGGTACGCTGCAGGTGGGTAAAGCGGCTAACCTTACCGCCTTTACCCGCGATTACCGGATAATCAAAACCATCGTGAATGGCGATGAAGTTTAA